The Arcobacter sp. CECT 8986 DNA window TTTATATCCAGTAGCTTCTAATAAATCATATTTTCTACTCAAATATTTTTTTCTTGCACCATACGCACTTGTGAAGGCTCTAAATCCATTTTGAGATATTTTATTGATAAATTCATTCGTTGAAACATTTGGTATCATCTTACCTAAAGGATACATTCCTAATGTTCCTCTAATTGCCAAAAAGTTTAATATAAAAAATAGTAAAAAAATAACAGCTGAATATTTCAAACCAAAAAATGATTTAATTAAACTATCTTCTTTTGAAAATATTTTTTTGATTATAATAAATAAAGAGATAATATAAACAAAGAATATTGATAAAATCATAACAACATTATAATTTTCCCAAAATGTTTCCATCAATGCTTTTGTATCATCATCCATAAGACCAAAAAATATAATATTTATGTGCTCTTTAAAATATGAGTAAAACCCAAAATCAGCACATAATAGAAGACTTACGACAACATAACACACAAATAAATATAAGACTAAAAATTTCTCAAAATATTTTAATAAAATCTCTTTTTTTGTGTAATATAAAATTATTAAAAGAATAGTAGGCAAAGTTTGAATGTAACCAATAACAGTTAAATCAAGTCTAAACCCTAAGAAAAAGGCTTTAAAAACATCTAAATAGTATCCACTTAGACTATCAAGAGGTGAATAATAATTAAAAAATACTAATCTAAAAATAGACATAAAAACTAAAAAAACAATGTGTACAAATAAAAGTTTTTTAAATATATTAAGTACACGAGATATCATGTTTTGATTCATTTATCATTTTCCTTTAAATTATATAAGATTTCAAACAGTTTAAAAAATAAAATAACATCATTTCCTAGAAATTTTCTAATAAATTTAACTTTACTTAATTTTATCAATAAATAAAATTTACTTGCAAGTTTTTGAAGTCTATTTTTAAAATCATAATTTTTAGTATTTTCTATATATTTATCAATAAATTCAATATAGTTAACTTCAACTTTTGCTCTTATTTTTGTCAAAGACAATAAAAAAAGTAAAAAATCTCGAAACTGTAAAGTTTTTAAATCAATAGAACTATCAAAGCTATCTTCTAAATCAATGGAATAAACTTTTTCATCTTTAAAAGTTAGATTTCTTGCTTGTGCTCCACCATGGTATTGGTTATTATTATGGATAAAACAAATTGCATCAATAGCTTTTGATACATAAAAATCTATTATTTCTTGTGTAGCATCTTTTTTTCGTATATATGAATTTATATTTTTACCACTATCTTCTAATACAAAAAAATCACTATTTTTAAAAACTACATTTGGAACGGGAATATTCAATTTTTTAAACTCTTCTAATTTTGTACACTCAAACTCAAGAGCTTGTATTGCACTTTTTTCTTCAACAGGAGTTATTAATTCTAATTTAAAAAGTTTATAATAGATTTTATGAGAAAGTGAAGATTTTGTTGGTCTTGCTTTTTTTAACCAATATTTTTTTTCATCAAAAAGAAAAGAACCAATTTCTGAAGAACTACTTTTATATTCGTTTAAAACAAACTCTTCAAAGCTCTTATGCATATATTATCACCATAATCCAGCAAATAACATGTAAAATAATAGAAAACATAACAGCAGTAGAACCAATATCTTTTGCAGTTTTAGCTAAAGGAGCAAACTCTTTAGTTACTAAATCAACAACATTTTCAATTGAAGAGTTTAATAACTCAACAATTAGTACTAAAATACCAGTAACTAAAAGAATTAACTTACTAGTTAAAGATGCATCAATAAGTATTATTCCTACAATTATAAATATCGCAAAAATCAACTCAAGTTTAAAAGAGCTTTCTGTTTTTAATACATGTACCAATCCACTTAGAGCATATTTACTGTTTTTAAAAAGATTATATTTTGGTTTATTATTCATGTTTGTTTCTATCATATAAATTTTTATAATATTTTTTCCATCTTTTATGTTGCCAAAACCATAAATGAGGATATTCTAAAATCTGTTTTTCTATTATATCTGATTGCATTTGAGTTAATTCTTTTATCTTATCATCTGTTTTAAAATCAAGTTCTTTACAATCAATCATTTCACCAACTTTTAATGTATAATCTCTAAAATCATTCATTACACAGAATATTGGGATAATTACAGCATCAAGTTTTAATGCCAATCTTGATGTGGCATCAGTTGCCATTACTTTTTTATTAAAAAATTCAATTTCGATACCATTTTTCATATGTTGGTCAATTACTAAAGCAACTGCTTTTTTCTCTTTAAATGCTTTTAGCATTCCTTTTGCAGCAGATTTTTTTTCTAACATAGTAATATTATTTCTATCTCTTGCTTTTTCATACATATCATTAATATATGGATTATCCATTTTTCTATTTACAACTGCTAATTTCCCATATTTCAATGCAACATATGGTAATGCAATTTCCCAGCCACCATAATGAGCTGTAATATAAATAATCTTTCTATTTTCTTTTATTGCATCTAAAATAACTTGTTCATTTTCTATATTTGCTTTACTAATTAATTTCTCTTTTGAAATATGCTGGTTTTCAACAAACTCATACAAATTAAAAAGTAAAGATTTATAAGAAGTAAAAATTATCTCTTCTTTTTTTTCTTTGCTTATAGAATCACCATAAACTAAGTCCAAATTCACATTTGCAATATGTAAATGTTCTTTATTAAATCTATTAGCTAAATGTGCAATAAATATTAATATTTGTTTTGTAATAAATTTAGGACTTACTAATATTATAAATTTAAAGATGTTATATAAAATATATCTATAATAATCCTTAATTTTTCTCTTCATAAAGAATTTCCTTTGCTACTTTGACAATACTACTTTCATCTATATCTTTAATTGAGAAATCATTCCTATCCAACTTATATGGATCAACATTAGAATTTGACTCAATAATTTTATTAATTTTTGTTTCATATGTATTTCTATAACCTGGTGTATTACCAAATAGAGTTATAGAAGGAATATTTAAAGCCCATGCCATATGTGTTGGACCAGTGTCATTTCCAATTAATAAATCTGTTTTTGAAACAAGTGCTTTTAAACTATTTAAATCTATTTTAGGAAGCATTTTTGCATTAGTAGTATTTTTTTCTAAATAATTTGCAATATCTTTTTCTACTTCACTTCCCCAAGCTATTAAAAAATTTTCATTTATAGAATTTACTATTTTAACAAATTTTTCTTTAGAATACATCTTACTAGGCCAACTTGCACCAACTATTAATAAAATATTCTTTTTTGTATTACTTAAATAGTCATATATTCTTTTATCTTCATCTTTAAAAAATAAAAAAGGCTCTTTATTTAAAATATCATCTTTTGTAATATTAAAATCAAATGGTTCTGACATTATTTTTGCATTTCTTTCTATTACATTTGAATCATAAGAAATAGAAACTTTTTGTTTGTAAAAATTACTTGCAAACTTCTCTCTAATTGAATCTTTTGAAAAGCCAACAACATATTTCCCTAAAAGTTTAGAGACAATTGCAGATTTTATTAACCCTTGAGCATCAATAATTAAGTCATAATTATTTTTAGAATATATTCTTGTTAATTTAATTTGAGAAAATAGTTCTTTTTTATCTTTTTTTATACTTTTAAGATTTAGTTCATAGATATTATCAATATGTGGATTATTTTCTAAAACTTTACTAAAAGCTTTTTCAACAAACCAATCAATTTGAATATTTGGATAATGTTTTTTTATAAATTGTAAAGCAATCATAGAGTGAATAATATCACCCATTGCAGATAGCTTTACAATGGCTATTTTGTCTAACTTTTTAATCATAGAAGTTCTATATTTAAATTATTTGGTTTCTCTAATCTGTCTAAAGAAGACTCTATTAAAAATGAGTATTCAGGTAGCTTAATTTTTAAAGTTTCATCATCTAACTCATATTCAACTTTTGGCTTAGTAAAATCTTGGTTAATCATCAAATTTAAAGATATCATAAATGACATCCATTGCATTGTTTCTAAACTTGGCAATAGTTCTTTATATTCATATAAATCTTTTTTTGTTGGTAAAGATTTTTTTGAGAACTTAATAGTATGTGCAACGATAACTCTTGAAGTATGTAAAAAGTCATAATTTAAACCATTTAAAATAAAATTAAAAGTATTATCATTAACTTTATAAAAATTCAAAGAAGTACCAATAGAGTGAAGCTTTGAAGATACAACCAAAAATGTTTTAAACTTATCATCTAAATTATGTAAAGGTTTTAATGCTTCAAATATTTTAGCTGCATTATTACCATAATAAGCACTTTGATTACTATCTAATTCAAATCTATCTAATAAAGACCTAACACTTACATTAAAATTTGATGGAAATCTATGATTTGAATTTCTTAATAAATCACAAAGATAAACACCTTCCCTTACACCAACTCCTGAAGTGATTACTTTTTTTATTTTTAACTCTTCTAATATAGAATTAAATATAAAAGTACCCTCTTTAATAGTGTCAAATCTATCTTTTTTAATACCTAGATTTTTTAACTCATCAGTGCTTGTTGCATCTATAATTTTAGTGATTAAATCTTTTTGTTCTTCTACATTGTATGTATATCCATGAAGAACATCTAAGCAATATGAAGTATTTTTCATTATTACTTTTGTAACGGCTCTGATACTTCCACCAATTCCAACTGCAACTTGAGGAATATCAATACCTAATTCAAAAATCTTTTCAATATTTTTTTTGATATATTCTCTAGCTTCTTTGATATTTCCTTTTTCAAAGAATATCTCATTTAACCTAACTGTTCCTATATCCAAAGATATTGTTTTTTCTATTACTCCATTTTTTATAAAGCAAAATTCAGTAGAACCACCACCAATATCTATTGTAACAAATTCATTATTGTGAAGAAGATTTACAGCAGCAACACCGCCATAATAAGCCTCTTTTTCACCATTAATAACTTTTATACTTAAGCCTAGCTCTTTTTTTACTCTAGATAAAAAAACTTTTGAATTTGGTGCATCACGAAGTGCAGATGTAGCAACACAAATCACTTTTCTTGATTTAAGTGATTTTGAAATATTTAAAAAAGATTTTAATGAGTTAAAAGCTCTGTCCATTGGTAACTGCTGAAGATTACCGTTATTTTCATAACACCCTTCAGAGATTTTAACTCTACTTTTTGTTTCATTTATCAAATGAAACGCGAATCTACTACTTTTTTGTAATACAACCATACGCATTGAGTTAGACCCAATGTCAATAATAGTTGTAATTTTTGCCATATTAAGCTTCTTCTTCTTGTAGTTGTTCGTATTTAAACTTTAACTCTTCCATTGTCTCTTGATTATCAGGATCAACAACAATACAGTCAACTGGACAAACTTCAACACATGCTGGTTCTTCATAATGTCCAACACACTCTGTACATCTATCAGAATCAATCAGATATATTGGATCACCTTCTTCAATCGCATAATTTGGACACTCTTCTCTACATGCATCACATGCTATACATTCATCTGTTATTATTAAAGACATATACTACCTAATCCTAAGTTGAAATATTTATGTTGGATTTATAACCTAAAGTTTATTAATAGTATCTTTAACTAGATTAAAAATATGGGTATTTTTAGCAACAATTAAGAATTTATCGTTTTTATACACATTTAAATCATTGCAAAAGTATAATCCAGCAGCAATATCAAACTCTCTAATTTTACCTATAAATAGTACAAAATTATAGTTTCTAGCATCGCATAAACTCAGTGCAATTGCACCTAAACTTCTATATTTGATATCGTATTTATATAAACTTTCACAAACTTTTGGATTTTTATATGCTCTTTCAATTATTGCAAATTTTGGTTTTTCAATTGAAATAATATTGATTTTTTTGTTAGTTTTTAAATCAATTTTTGTTAGTTCTTCATCTTTAGTTTTATAAGTTAAAATTCCAGTTGAAAGATTACAAACAACTCCTGCAACAATTTCTCCATTATCTTCAAGTGCCACAGAAGTTCCATAATATGGCAAATTAGAAGCTAAATTATCACTTCCATCAATGGGGTCAATTATTACTCTTTTGTTTGTATTTGAAAAAATATCTCCACTCTCTTCAGAATAAATAGAACCATACTTTTTTAAATACAAAATAAATATCTCTTCAGCCTTAAAATCAATTTTTAGACTTTTATCTCCACCAAAACCAATTTTTCCACTAAATTGTAAATCATCATTTGATATATGAGTATTTATATACTCATATATCTCTTGATTTGCTTTTATACAATCATTTATAAAATCAGTCATTAAGATAGTGCTTTTATTATCTCTTTTGCTGCTTCTCTACCATCTGCTGCGGCAGTTACTGCTAAGTGTGCACCTCTTCTACAATCTCCACCTGCATAATATTTATCATTTGAAGTTTTAAAGTTATCATCAATAACTATTCCACCCCATGAGTTTGTATCAATATTCATCTCTTTTAAAAATGCTGGAACTTCAGGTGAAAAACCTAATGCCATAATAATTACATCAGCTTCTTCAAAATATTCACTTCCTTCTACTATTTCAACTCTTTGTCTTCCAGATTCATCTGGTTCACTTAAAGTAGTTTCTTGAAGTTCAATTGCTACTGCTTTTCCATTTTCAACTTTTATAGATTTTGGAGAAACATTGAAAATATATTCAACACCCTCTTCTTTTGCATTTACAACCTCTTTTTTACTTCCAGGCATATTTGCTTCATCTCTTCTATATAAACATTTAACTGTTTTAGCTTTTTCTCTTACTGATGTTCTAACACAGTCCATAGCAGTATCTCCACCACCAATTACAACTACATTTTTATCTTTTACATCAATAAAATCTTCAACTTTTTGACCAAAGTTTCTTTTTTGAATTCTTTTTAGAAAATCAATTGCTAAGTGTACGTTAGGAGCATCTTCACCAGAAACTCTAGCTTTTCTTCCTAAAGTTGCACCAATTCCTAAAAATACTGCATCAAACTCTTTTTCTAAATCAGAAATAGATTTATCTTTTCCTATTTCACAATTTACATGAAGTCTCATACCAGCTTCTAATAACCAGTTAATTCTTCTTTCAACTACTTTTTTGTCAAGTTTAAAACCTGGAATACCATATGTTAAAAGTCCACCAGCTTTATCATCTCTTTCAAACATCTCAACTGCAATACCTTTTCTTAATAAAAATGTAGCGGCTGAAATTCCAGCAGGTCCAGAACCAATAATTGCAACTTTTTTATTTAAGCTTATTGGAGCAAATTTAGGTTTTAATCCTTGTTCAAATCCAGTCTCATTAATATGAGTCTCAATTGCACCAATTGATACAGCACCATGTCCTGTATTTAAAGAACAATCTCCCTCACATAATACATCATGTGGACAGATTTTTCCTAAAATTTCAGGGAATGGAGAAGTTTCATTTGATAAAGCAAATGCTAATTCTAAATTTTTCTCAGCTGTTTGTTTTAACCATGCTGGAATAAAATTGTGTAATGGACATTTAGAGTGGCAGTATGGATCTCCACACTGCATACATCTATCCGATTGCTCTTTTGCCTTATTTTGTCCAAATACTTCATAAACTTCATTAAAATCTTTTAATCTTTGTAATACATCTCTTTTATTTGGATTAACTCTTTCAAACTTTGTAAAATTTAACATTCTAATCTCCATTCTCAGGGTCTAGAGGTAATACTTTCATATCTTTTGGTTTTACCATCCAGAAATTTCTAATTTCAGCTCTAAAATTATCTAAAATTGACTCAGCTTTTTCACTTCCTGTTTCATTTAAATAATTAACTAATAATCTTTTTAAATATAATCTTTCTCTTTCAGTATCATCTGTATCTATTCTAACAGCTTCGATTAATTCTTGGTTCATATTGTCAACAAATGCTTTTTCATCATCATAAATAAATGCTAAACCACCTGTCATACCTGCACCAAAGTTAATTCCTGTATCACCTAAAATAACTACAATTCCACCTGTCATATATTCACAAGCATTATCACCTGTTCCTTCTACAACTGCTGTACAACCAGAGTTTCTTACTGCAAATCTTTCACCAGCTGTTGCTTTAACATATAGTGAACCACCAGTTGCACCATATAAACAAGTATTACCAATACCAGCAAAATCTTTACCTTGGTTGTATGGGTTGATTATGATTTTACCACCATTCATTCCCTTACCAACATAGTCATTTGCCACACCTTCTAAGTTAAGAACCATACCTTTACTTAAAAATGCTCCAAAAGATTGACCAGCTACACCTTTTAAATTAAGAGTAATTGTATCTTCTGGTAAACCTTCATCTCCATAGAATTTAGCAATTTCACCAGAAATAAGCGCACCAAAACTTCTGTTTAAGTTTGAAATTTCTTCATTTACTTTTACTTTTAAAGATGGTTTTTCAATTGTTCTATATACTTTTTTAAGTATATCTTTTTCAAATTTATTTTTATCAAATGGTTCATTTGATTCTTTTTGACAAGTATCAACTCCATCGATTCTTCTTAAAATATTTTGGAAATCGAATTTTTTTGCAAAATCATCATCAATTACTTTTAATAAATCACTTCTACCTACAATCTCTTCTACTGTTTTGTATCCAAGTTTTGCAAGTATTTCTCTAACTTCTTCAGCTAAGAAAGTAAAGTAAGAGATTAGTCTTTCAACTGTACCATTAAATTGCTCTCTTAAATCATCATCTTGAGTTGCAACCCCAACAGAACATTTGTTAGTATGACAAATTCTTAAAATTTTACATCCAAGTAATGTTAATGCTGCTGTACCAAATGCATAAGACTCTGCACCTAACATTGCAGCTTTTACTACATCAAGTCCAGTTTTTAATCCACCATCAGTTTGAACATGAACAGACTCTCTTAAGTGGTTAGCTTTAAGTGCATTATGTGCTTCAGAAAGACCAATTTCCCAAGAGTTACCTGCATGTTTAATTGATGTTAATGGAGCAGCACCTGTTCCACCATCTCCACCAGAAATAATAATTTTATCTGCATATGCTTTTGCAACACCTGCTGCAATTGTTCCTACACCAATTGAAGAAACAAGTTTTACAGTGATTTTTGCATCTGGATTAACTTGTTTTAAATCAAAGATTAATTGTGCTAAATCTTCAATTGAGTAAATATCATGGTGTGGTGGAGGTGAAATAAGTGTAACACCAGCAACTGTATGTCTTAATGTTGCAATTAATGGAGTTACTTTATGACCTGGTAATTGTCCACCTTCACCTGGTTTTGCACCTTGAGCAACTTTAATTTGTAACTCTTCTGCACTTCTTAAATACCCAGGAGTTACACCAAATCTACCTGATGCAACTTGTTTAATTTTAGAGTTTTTAAGTGTTCCAAATCTTGCTTTATCTTCTCCACCCTCACCTGAGTTAGAAGAACCACCAATTGTATTCATTGCCATTGCTAATGCTTCATGAGCTTCTGGTGAAATAGAACCACAAGACATAGCAGCAGTTGCAAATCTTTTAAAGATATTCTCTTTTGACTCAACTTCTGAAATATCAATTGATTTTTTATCTGAATTAAACTCAAAGAAATCTCTAATAAATTTTTTATCTCTATTTTCAACTAATTTTTTTAATCCATCAAAATCTGAAATCTCTTCTTTTTTAGTTGCGTTTTTATTATGCATTGCTCTTGTTGTTTGTGGACCATAATCATGATACTCACCACCATCAATATATTTATAAAAACCACCTAAATCTAATGGGAACATATGGTTGTTATCATAAAATGCATTGTAATGTGATTTTTCAATTCTTTTTTCGATATCTAAATATCCAAGTCCTGCTAATTCACTATGTGCACCTTCAAAACATTCACTAACAATTTTGTCAGATAAACCAATAACATCAAATAATGCAGAGTTTCTATAACTTGCAACAGTTGAGATACCCATTTTTGACATAATTTTCATTAATCCAGCATTTAATGATTTTTGTGTATTTTTAAGAAGTCTTTGCATTTCATATTTTGAAACACCTTTTCTTTCATATAAACCTACAATAGTTCCATACATTAAATAAGGATAAATAGCTGTAACACCAAAGGCTAAAAGAACAGCTGCCATATGTGGATCATAAGCTTCTCCAGTTACAGAAACAAGACATACACAGTGTCTAATACCCTCTTCTAATAAAATATTATTAATATATCCAACTGCCATTGCCATTGGAATTAATTTTTTTGATTTACAAACTTTTCTATCATCTAATATAACAACTGTTACATCTTCATTTTTTACAGAATCAACAACACTTTTTGCTAGTTGTTTTAAACTACCTTCTAAATCTGTATCAAATGTAGTATAAAAAGTTTTATTTTTATAATATGAATCATATCTTGGAGATTTACTATTTCCAAAAGATACTAACACATCATATTTTTCTTTCATTAAAATAGGACTTGCTACTTTTAATCTTTTAGAGTAATTCTCTTTTTCATCAAGAATATTTTGTAATCTACCAAAACCTGTCTCTAAAGACATTACAACTTTTTCTCTATATGGATCAATTGGTGGGTTTGTAACTTGTGCAAACTTTTGTCTAAAGAAATCAGTAAAATTTCTATTTACTTTTGAAAATGCAGCTAATGGTGTATCATCTCCCATAGAACCAACTGGTTCTTTACCATCTTTTGCCATTGGATCAATTACTTGATCTATTGCTTCATAAGTAATATTGAAATATTTTTGTTTATTTTCTAACTCATCTATTTTATAATCATCTAATTCTAAGAAAGACTCTTCAATATACTCTTGAAGATATTTCATTTCATTATTTAACCATTTTGAATAGTTTTGAGAAGATTTTAAATAATCATTAATATCATCTTCTTTTAGAATTTTTCCATATTTTAAATCAAGACCAATCATTTGACCAGATTGTAATCTTCCTCTTTCTAAAATATTTTCTTCATCAATAGGAAGTGTTCCATACTCAGATGTAATATAGATATTTTTATCTTTTGTAATAATATATTTAGATGGTCTTAATCCATTTCTATCAATTAAACATCCAATATGTCTACCATCAGTTAATGAAACGGCAGCTGGTCCATCCCATGCTTCCATACTTGCAGCTGTATATTCATAAAATGCTCTTAAATCTGAATCCATATGAGGAGCATTTTGCCAAGGTGCAGGAATTAAACTTCTTGCAGCTTTAAAGAAATCAATACCATTTACTAACATGAATTCAAACATATTGTCTAAAGATGCTGAATCCGAACTCCCTTGTTGTAAAATTGGTAAAATTCTTTTTAACTCATCATCTGTAAATATTTCAGATTCAATTTTTTCTGATTTAACTTCTACACCAAATCTATTTGCTTCAACAGAGTTAATCTCACCATTGTGAGCAATTGCTCTAAATGGTTGAGCTAATTTCCATTTTGGAAGTGTATTCGTTGAAAATCTTTGGTGAAATAAAGCAAATGAGATTTGAAAATCTTCATCCCTTAAATCTAAATAGAAATGCTTAATATGCGTAGGCATAATAAGCCCTTTATATGCAATTACTTTTGATGAAAACGTAGGAATATAAAAATCTTGTTTATCTTCTAAGTGATGTTCACACTCTTTTCTTGTTAGATAAAGCATAGCATCAAATCTTTTTGATGACATTAAGCTACTAGGCGTTACAAAAACTTGTATTATATTTGGTAATGTATCTAGTGCTTGTTGACCTAATGCGTCAGTGTCAACAGGAACATCTCTTGTCATTAATACTTTTAAATCATTCTTTTCACAATATTCTTTAAATACATCAATATCTTTTATATCCCTTGTGAAAATCATTGCTACTGCGTAAGTTTCTGGTAAGTCAATACCATTTTCGCTAGTAACTTTTCTCATAAAATAATCTGGCATTGATAATAATAAACCAGATCCATCCCCCGTTTTTCCATCCGCTGCAACTGCCCCTCTGTGCATCATTCTTTCCAGCGAAGTAATAGCATCTTCTAAATTTTTATGACTTGGTTTATTTTTTAAATTTGCTAATAAACCAAAACCACAGTTATCTTTAAAAGATGTTAATAAGTCTAAGTTAGAACCCATTATTTTCCTTTTTGTTAATATAGTATAATTATTATATCCCTTAATAAAAGTATTACAATTTACCAAATTTTTAATTAAAAAATGTTTAATTTTAATCATATAAGCTACTACTAAGGTAAAATTTGTTTGAGAACATTGTGGTTACAAAGCGGTAACCTCATATTTTTTGGTATAAATTTGACACAAAAAAAACTTTTATTAAAAAATTTTTTTATCCATATTTTATTATTAAATTACGCAAATAGTACTATTTTTACCTAAAACTTAATTTGAAAATTTAAGCACTATTTTATATATGTTACACATTTCGCTATTTTTGCTATTTTAATGCTATTTTTAGCAAAAAAAAAGATACTTATCATATGTTCAAATATTGATTTTATGGTACTTTTGAAACATTTTGTTAACAAATTTTTAAATTTATCTTTTTTTACATAATATTTACATAACTTTAGATTATAATTTTCACAGTATCAAAAAACAAGGAGTGAAAATGACAAAAATCATGAAAGGTATAGTATCTAGTGCTGTAGTTGCTTCAGCATTATTTTTTACTGGATGTGGTGACAATAAAGGTGACTCACAAGAAGCAAAAGCTTCAGCTGACAATGGAAAAAAAACTTATGTACTTAAGTTTTCTCATGTTGTAAGTGCAAACACACCTAAAGGGAAAG harbors:
- a CDS encoding kinase, translated to MHKSFEEFVLNEYKSSSSEIGSFLFDEKKYWLKKARPTKSSLSHKIYYKLFKLELITPVEEKSAIQALEFECTKLEEFKKLNIPVPNVVFKNSDFFVLEDSGKNINSYIRKKDATQEIIDFYVSKAIDAICFIHNNNQYHGGAQARNLTFKDEKVYSIDLEDSFDSSIDLKTLQFRDFLLFLLSLTKIRAKVEVNYIEFIDKYIENTKNYDFKNRLQKLASKFYLLIKLSKVKFIRKFLGNDVILFFKLFEILYNLKENDK
- a CDS encoding diacylglycerol kinase, with amino-acid sequence MNNKPKYNLFKNSKYALSGLVHVLKTESSFKLELIFAIFIIVGIILIDASLTSKLILLVTGILVLIVELLNSSIENVVDLVTKEFAPLAKTAKDIGSTAVMFSIILHVICWIMVIIYA
- a CDS encoding lipid A biosynthesis lauroyl acyltransferase, which encodes MKRKIKDYYRYILYNIFKFIILVSPKFITKQILIFIAHLANRFNKEHLHIANVNLDLVYGDSISKEKKEEIIFTSYKSLLFNLYEFVENQHISKEKLISKANIENEQVILDAIKENRKIIYITAHYGGWEIALPYVALKYGKLAVVNRKMDNPYINDMYEKARDRNNITMLEKKSAAKGMLKAFKEKKAVALVIDQHMKNGIEIEFFNKKVMATDATSRLALKLDAVIIPIFCVMNDFRDYTLKVGEMIDCKELDFKTDDKIKELTQMQSDIIEKQILEYPHLWFWQHKRWKKYYKNLYDRNKHE
- the waaC gene encoding lipopolysaccharide heptosyltransferase I, translated to MIKKLDKIAIVKLSAMGDIIHSMIALQFIKKHYPNIQIDWFVEKAFSKVLENNPHIDNIYELNLKSIKKDKKELFSQIKLTRIYSKNNYDLIIDAQGLIKSAIVSKLLGKYVVGFSKDSIREKFASNFYKQKVSISYDSNVIERNAKIMSEPFDFNITKDDILNKEPFLFFKDEDKRIYDYLSNTKKNILLIVGASWPSKMYSKEKFVKIVNSINENFLIAWGSEVEKDIANYLEKNTTNAKMLPKIDLNSLKALVSKTDLLIGNDTGPTHMAWALNIPSITLFGNTPGYRNTYETKINKIIESNSNVDPYKLDRNDFSIKDIDESSIVKVAKEILYEEKN
- a CDS encoding Ppx/GppA phosphatase family protein encodes the protein MAKITTIIDIGSNSMRMVVLQKSSRFAFHLINETKSRVKISEGCYENNGNLQQLPMDRAFNSLKSFLNISKSLKSRKVICVATSALRDAPNSKVFLSRVKKELGLSIKVINGEKEAYYGGVAAVNLLHNNEFVTIDIGGGSTEFCFIKNGVIEKTISLDIGTVRLNEIFFEKGNIKEAREYIKKNIEKIFELGIDIPQVAVGIGGSIRAVTKVIMKNTSYCLDVLHGYTYNVEEQKDLITKIIDATSTDELKNLGIKKDRFDTIKEGTFIFNSILEELKIKKVITSGVGVREGVYLCDLLRNSNHRFPSNFNVSVRSLLDRFELDSNQSAYYGNNAAKIFEALKPLHNLDDKFKTFLVVSSKLHSIGTSLNFYKVNDNTFNFILNGLNYDFLHTSRVIVAHTIKFSKKSLPTKKDLYEYKELLPSLETMQWMSFMISLNLMINQDFTKPKVEYELDDETLKIKLPEYSFLIESSLDRLEKPNNLNIELL
- a CDS encoding YfhL family 4Fe-4S dicluster ferredoxin → MSLIITDECIACDACREECPNYAIEEGDPIYLIDSDRCTECVGHYEEPACVEVCPVDCIVVDPDNQETMEELKFKYEQLQEEEA
- a CDS encoding inositol monophosphatase family protein, whose product is MTDFINDCIKANQEIYEYINTHISNDDLQFSGKIGFGGDKSLKIDFKAEEIFILYLKKYGSIYSEESGDIFSNTNKRVIIDPIDGSDNLASNLPYYGTSVALEDNGEIVAGVVCNLSTGILTYKTKDEELTKIDLKTNKKINIISIEKPKFAIIERAYKNPKVCESLYKYDIKYRSLGAIALSLCDARNYNFVLFIGKIREFDIAAGLYFCNDLNVYKNDKFLIVAKNTHIFNLVKDTINKL
- a CDS encoding glutamate synthase subunit beta, which translates into the protein MLNFTKFERVNPNKRDVLQRLKDFNEVYEVFGQNKAKEQSDRCMQCGDPYCHSKCPLHNFIPAWLKQTAEKNLELAFALSNETSPFPEILGKICPHDVLCEGDCSLNTGHGAVSIGAIETHINETGFEQGLKPKFAPISLNKKVAIIGSGPAGISAATFLLRKGIAVEMFERDDKAGGLLTYGIPGFKLDKKVVERRINWLLEAGMRLHVNCEIGKDKSISDLEKEFDAVFLGIGATLGRKARVSGEDAPNVHLAIDFLKRIQKRNFGQKVEDFIDVKDKNVVVIGGGDTAMDCVRTSVREKAKTVKCLYRRDEANMPGSKKEVVNAKEEGVEYIFNVSPKSIKVENGKAVAIELQETTLSEPDESGRQRVEIVEGSEYFEEADVIIMALGFSPEVPAFLKEMNIDTNSWGGIVIDDNFKTSNDKYYAGGDCRRGAHLAVTAAADGREAAKEIIKALS